DNA from Xiphophorus maculatus strain JP 163 A chromosome 6, X_maculatus-5.0-male, whole genome shotgun sequence:
CCTCTCCACCACCACTTCCACACATATGGTTGATGACAGCGTCCACATAAATATTAACCTGTTGGcaatatgtacagtacagaccaaaagtttggacacacagtcgtgtccaaacttttggtctgtactgtatgtacaaCAAATCGTGGCAATTTCTATAAATACCTTTCAACATGATTATACCTAATGATCTTAACTACTTACAATTCTTTAATTCTGAAGTgccaaaactcagaaaatggtaaaaattcaataacaatgtagaaaataatGCAACTAAAAGCTTTTGGTACTTATTTGTTGTGTTAATAATGGCTTAGGATCTATAACAAGGTGCTGCTTAAAATTGgccttttttccaaaattacCCCAACATTGTTGCATCTGATGATCATGTCTTTAAATTCCTCCTCACTGCCTGATCTGGAGCATAAATCGTAGCTGATTGGTTGGTATCTTTGCCACCATGGCCGCCATGGCTGGTCCAGAACAATGTGTTCGTTTGGAGGAGAAATCTGAGTGATAGACCCGAAATATACAAATTATGTATGTTTGACAATTTTTATCCTGAGGACACATATAAACAATTACTTCAGATCACACACTGTTATTCAGCTCAACTCACCTGAACACCGCCAAACCCTTTTGGAGCTAGAAAGCGTTCACATTCGGCAGCAATGTCAGACCAGCGCCATTCAAATAGGTGAACAATTGTTGTCCTTCCACGCTTAAAATGGGGGTTGTGCTGTGTGAGGCTGAGCCCAAACAGGGTTATTAAAATGAACAGCTTCATGTTACtgtaaaaagagagagactgTATTCCATCTTCTGCCAACATATGCCAGTAACAAAAGTAACacaaattttacattaaacattttgtttaacctAGTTCTAACTATTCAGACACACTTCATAGGTCTTACCAGTTAGAGCACACCTGTTTAGACTGGCCCcatgtgtgtttgagcaaataAAAAGCCAAAGCAGGTCTGCAATTCAAATATAACCTTTTGCCCCTGTGAAAAACagtaatcaaagaaaaacattaactaAATTTGCTGATTTACTCTTGTTCTGAATTCTGCATTCTGTCCTTTATAATTTACcaacttgttttaaaaagctgacttttgtcacacatttaaaatgctaatttagtGTAGATTTGCTTTACTATGGACAGTGTCTGCTGAAATACTCAAAAGAATGAGGTTTctgcttatttgtttttctacataaaCTACACACCAGGGCCAAGTGAGGACACTACAAAtctttttcattgtttcttgTTGACAGTCTAGTGACCTACGTACCAGTTCTGAAGCCTTTACCTTTCAGTCCTTTGTGAGGTGTGATTAGAGAATACTGGACTATCTAGTGAGTCATTTTAAGAGGAAGGCCCCTGTGGTTCTGTGTAGCAGTAATACAACTCCCCTGACAAGACAAGTTGCTGACATATCTAAGCAATCCTCATTTCAAAGGAATAGCTTTATTGTCCTACAGTCACTCAGGCAAAGAGTAAATGTCACCAAACATAAATGAGTCCTTCAATGATCTTCATTGCTCGTGCATGATATAAACTTGATTTCAAGATTTGGATTTCTATGGAGAATTAACACATTAGGTATTTTTAACctgataatttattttaaacactggGGGTCATACTTGTCAGGGTCTGGTGTAGGAAATCTGTGCATCATGACACAATCACAGCAAGTAGCCTTACAAATCTCATTGGATCTTCGACATATATATGACTGATATACTGGATATGACCATTCAGTCTCttgcaaacacaaaatgtgaactCTATCAAAGTCATTGAAGAGCTTGGTTTCCATTTTAATGTGTCATCAAGGCATCATGAGTGTCATAACATGTATAATTTTCAACAGctataaaaagatgaaagagcaacaacaacaaaaaaaaaacaatccatatTTAGGATTTCATGCAACTTTATTTAGGATTTCATGCAACTGTATTTGGAGTTAACAGTTTACAGCTTGGAGTCAGCATGGATAGCAATAAAAGGATCTTCCTCTGTATTGCTGATGTAGAAGTTGGCGCGGCCATCACTTCCAACTTGGACCTGCTTTCCGGTGCACCCACTTCCTTGCTTCTCACCCGAAATGACGTCACAGTAGGTTCCACCAGGCAAACCAGTGTTCAGGGTTACATCTAGGGCCCTGCAGTTTAAAAATGGGGCACATATTATTTTAAGCAATGTGCAAACTGATTCACTTTTAAAGAAGACAATGATCTAAAAAACTTGACATACAGTTTACAggaaagtaaaagttttttgtctcataaaaagCTTACCAGTCATCATTGTTAAAAACTATGAAACCACGGTTACCGCGTCCAAAGGCAACCTGGTTGCTCTGGTTGTCCCACCAGTTGGCATGAGGCTGTCCATTGACCACATTACGGAAAATGACCATGTTCCTTGAAagaacaaatttttatttaatccattTGATCGTCAGAAATCTAATCATGCTATGGAATGTAACATGTTCTTTGAACCCACTTGATCTGACGCCATCTATGCTCACACACCCATCCGTCTCCACAGGTCTGGTCAGGGTTGATTGGAACAGGCTTGGTGGATCCATCACCATTACTGGGAGGGCCAATCCAATCATTCTGATCCTATAATCATCAACACAGACAACTCAAAACATGTTTCAAAGAtgttatattatgtttttaattttctaaacaaaacaatggCAAACCTGTCCATTCACGATGTTACGGTCCCAGCGGTAGCTTGACATCACTCTGGCCTGCCCATAAGGATGAGCCAGCATGTAGGCCACAGCCATCTTGTGGAGTCTGGCGTCCCAGAAGGTAACAATGGAGGCACCACCAGCACCGTGACCTCTCTGGTTGTCGTGATTGTCAACAAAGACAAGAGCATTGCCATCAGCCATGAATCCCCAACCTTCTCCCCAGTTCCTGGACACATGAACACATCATATCTATATTGGGGAATCCATTGGTGAAATACATatagaaataattaaacattaatgtcaaaattatttctggATTTTGACTGACATACAAATTAAATCACTGATATTTTGATGTTCAGTAACTTTTAGACACCACAAAATTTGCCGACATACTTAGTGAAAGAAAGCTTCTCCCCATTCCACTTTCTGAAGACAGTTCCCAGTTTGGCACCATATTTGAATTCAGTCACTCTTCCCAGATGGACATACTCCTGAGCTGAGATGGCCTCACCTCCAAGATCAATTACCTACGTGTGATAGTCATACATAGATCCAGTGGAGCAATAGTAAAGCTGTCTGGCTATTAGAAAggatatttttatgtgaaatttgTGTAGTTTTCTAGTTTACCTCCTGGAAGATAAAAGCTCTGGCACCACTTGGAAACCATTTGGTGTTAAGGTTGTTGAGACGACGGTAGATGGAATCCACGTCACCAGGCCACATGTGCTTGCTAGCATCCACTCTGAATCCAGCCACACCCATGTCAATAAGCTTGTTCATGAAGTCAGCCACTTTGCCCCTGACGTATTCTTTCTCAAGGGCAAGATCCAGCAGACCAACCAGACGACAGTCGCGCACCTACAAGTAAGCAACCAGTCACAATAAAACAGATGGAAATAATTACGCTGATTGGAGGATcattaatatatataaagttatattgttgttgtcttcttttttcGGCTCTAATTACCTGATAGGGATCGCTGTAGTTCTCAATTTCACCACTACCAGTCttgcatttattgtcattgaagtCCATATAAGAGTATGGGACGCTTGGAAAGTCCTCTTTGCTTGCACTGAACCAGCTGCCACAGGAAGAATGGGTTCCCTCTCCACCACCAGATCCGCACATGTGGTTGATGACAGCATCCACATAGATGTTGACCTGTGAGTAGACACAAGCGTTATGAAACCCTAAGCCCACTACTCTTTGATCAAAGCCCCTATAGTCAAGCATGCTACTATACACACAGACCATAAAGAAGTGTATTTTACCCCAACATTGTTGCATCTGGTGATCATGTCCCTGAGTTCAGCCTCACTGCCAGATCTTGAGCACAGATTATAACCAATTGGCTGGTATCTTTGCCACCAGGGCCTCCAGGGACTGCTCACAAGAATGTGTTCATTTGGTGGAGAAATCTGAGCAACACAATAGACAAATATTAACTTATCACTTGTAActtgtcacattaaaacacaaactctcaaaaaaaagaagaatttctaAAGGAGTATTTAAGGGAGTACTTTTGAGCAGCTTCAGTTTAGTCAAACAGCTAGATGTATTACCAAATGCTTGAGAA
Protein-coding regions in this window:
- the LOC102222003 gene encoding pancreatic alpha-amylase-like isoform X1, which encodes MKFLILVALFGLSLAQHNPHLKSGRTAIVHLFEWRWADIAAECERYLGPNGFGGVQISPPNEHILVSSPWRPWWQRYQPIGYNLCSRSGSEAELRDMITRCNNVGVNIYVDAVINHMCGSGGGEGTHSSCGSWFSASKEDFPSVPYSYMDFNDNKCKTGSGEIENYSDPYQVRDCRLVGLLDLALEKEYVRGKVADFMNKLIDMGVAGFRVDASKHMWPGDVDSIYRRLNNLNTKWFPSGARAFIFQEVIDLGGEAISAQEYVHLGRVTEFKYGAKLGTVFRKWNGEKLSFTKNWGEGWGFMADGNALVFVDNHDNQRGHGAGGASIVTFWDARLHKMAVAYMLAHPYGQARVMSSYRWDRNIVNGQDQNDWIGPPSNGDGSTKPVPINPDQTCGDGWVCEHRWRQIKNMVIFRNVVNGQPHANWWDNQSNQVAFGRGNRGFIVFNNDDWALDVTLNTGLPGGTYCDVISGEKQGSGCTGKQVQVGSDGRANFYISNTEEDPFIAIHADSKL
- the LOC102222003 gene encoding pancreatic alpha-amylase-like isoform X2 — encoded protein: MGMITRCNNVGVNIYVDAVINHMCGSGGGEGTHSSCGSWFSASKEDFPSVPYSYMDFNDNKCKTGSGEIENYSDPYQVRDCRLVGLLDLALEKEYVRGKVADFMNKLIDMGVAGFRVDASKHMWPGDVDSIYRRLNNLNTKWFPSGARAFIFQEVIDLGGEAISAQEYVHLGRVTEFKYGAKLGTVFRKWNGEKLSFTKNWGEGWGFMADGNALVFVDNHDNQRGHGAGGASIVTFWDARLHKMAVAYMLAHPYGQARVMSSYRWDRNIVNGQDQNDWIGPPSNGDGSTKPVPINPDQTCGDGWVCEHRWRQIKNMVIFRNVVNGQPHANWWDNQSNQVAFGRGNRGFIVFNNDDWALDVTLNTGLPGGTYCDVISGEKQGSGCTGKQVQVGSDGRANFYISNTEEDPFIAIHADSKL